DNA from Bradyrhizobium japonicum USDA 6:
TTTTTTCCGGTCGCCGCGCAAAGCCAGCGGCGTCACGGCTCCGCCACATCGACATTCCAAAAATGCGCAATCGGTTGTTGGGCTTAGCGTCCCTCGCCGATGCCGCCGTGCTACTGTGCATGGGGTTGTTTTCGACATTTTTGTTCTGAGGTGATGGAACCCATGTCCGATCTCACCGACCTCTATCCCGGCTTCGCCTCCGAATGGATCAACACCTCCTTGGGCCGCATCTTCGCGCGCGTCGGCGGCAAGGGGCCGCCGCTGCTGTTGCTGCACGGTTTCTCCGAGACCAACGTGATGTGGCACCGCGTGGCGCCGCAGCTCGCCGACAGGTTCACGCTGATCATCGCCGATCTGCCGGGCTATGGCTGGTCCGACATGCCCGAGAGCGATGCGCTGCACGTCCCCTACAGCAAGCGCGCGATGGCCAAGGCCATGGTCGAAGCGATGGAGCAGCTCGGCCACGTCCACTTCGCGCTCGCCGGCCACGACCGCGGCGGCCGGGTGTCGTATCGGCTGGCGCTCGACCATCCCGGCCGGCTGTCGAAGCTCGCCGTGCTCGATATCCTGCCGACCTATAATTACTGGGAGCGGATGAACCGCGCCTATGCGCTGAAGATCTATCACTGGACCTTCCTCGCCCAGCCCGCGCCGCTGCCGGAGACGCTGATCTCGGGCAACGGCGAGTTCTTCCTGCGCTTCAAGATGGCGAGCCAGACCAAGTCGAAGACGCTGGACGCCATCGACCCGCGCGCACTCGAACATTACATCGCCCCGTTCCGCGATCCCGCCCGCGTGCATGCAATGTGCGAGGACTACCGCGCCGGCGCCTATTTCGATTACGACCTCGACAAGGCCGATTTCGAGGCCGGCAAGAAGATCACCGTGCCCATGCTGGCGCTGTGGGGTGGTGCAGGCATCGCCCAGGCCGCCGCCACGCCGCTCGATACGTGGAAGCAATGGGCGACCAACGTCGACGGCATGCCGGTGGACTCCGGCCATTTCCTCACCGAGGAGAACCCGGACGTCACCGCAACGGCGCTGCGCGACTTCTTCTCGGCGCCCTAGCGCCGCTCCCGGAAGAACTCCCGCAGCAGCCGCGCCGCCTCGCTTTCGCCGACCCCGGAATAAACATCCGGCGCATGATGGCAGGTGGGGGAAGCGAAGAACCGTACGCCGGACTCGACTGCGCCGCCCTTGGGATCGGCGGCGCCGTAATAGAGCCGCCTGACCCTTGCAAAGGAGATCGCGCCCGCACACATGGTGCATGGCTCCAGCGTCACGTAGAGGTCGCAGTCGATCAGACGCTCGCTGCCGATCTTTTTGGCGGCCTCGCGCAGCGCAACGATCTCGGCATGGGCGGTCGGGTCGTAATCGGTCAGCGTTCGGTTCGCCGCGGTGGCGATGACCTCGTAATTGCGGACCACGACGCATCCGATCGGAACTTCGCCCGCCTTTCCGGCATTTTCGGCCGTTTTGAGCGCCAAATCCATGAAAGAGGGGGCTTTCAAGCCTCGTATCATCGCCAGAAACCTGCTAGTAGCTCCGCCTTCAGCAAGAGTGAATACCGGATTTGCCTGAGCATGCGGCTCGAAACGAGCGCGCACAATGCTTTCTGGCCACCCCCTAAGTGAGATTATTCATGCCTCGCGACAGCGACAAAGACAACGATTCCCGCGGCCGGCGTGATCGAGGCCCGGGCAGGGGTGGCCCGCCCAAGGGCCGGTCCGGCAAGCCGCGCGGCCCCGAGAAGAAATTCGCCAAGCGCGGCCATGAGGGGGGCGACAGCCGCCCGCCCCGCGGCGACCGCGACAGCCGTCCGTTCCGCCGCCGCGAGGAGGGCGATGCCCCGCGCCGCGATTTCAGCGACCGTCCGAAATTCAAGCGCGACGACCGTGGTGGTGGGGAGCGCA
Protein-coding regions in this window:
- a CDS encoding alpha/beta fold hydrolase — its product is MSDLTDLYPGFASEWINTSLGRIFARVGGKGPPLLLLHGFSETNVMWHRVAPQLADRFTLIIADLPGYGWSDMPESDALHVPYSKRAMAKAMVEAMEQLGHVHFALAGHDRGGRVSYRLALDHPGRLSKLAVLDILPTYNYWERMNRAYALKIYHWTFLAQPAPLPETLISGNGEFFLRFKMASQTKSKTLDAIDPRALEHYIAPFRDPARVHAMCEDYRAGAYFDYDLDKADFEAGKKITVPMLALWGGAGIAQAAATPLDTWKQWATNVDGMPVDSGHFLTEENPDVTATALRDFFSAP
- a CDS encoding nucleoside deaminase; the protein is MIRGLKAPSFMDLALKTAENAGKAGEVPIGCVVVRNYEVIATAANRTLTDYDPTAHAEIVALREAAKKIGSERLIDCDLYVTLEPCTMCAGAISFARVRRLYYGAADPKGGAVESGVRFFASPTCHHAPDVYSGVGESEAARLLREFFRERR